A region of Pirellulales bacterium DNA encodes the following proteins:
- a CDS encoding RNA polymerase sigma factor produces MLDDDHKSLFMTWLADHGTAVMKVARAYTLTSDECQDLAQEILLQAWRSVPCFEGKASPATWFYRVALQTAMNWQRKDKPRRIRQQPLIEVQVPASDGTTSAQQAQQRETVAQLYQAIHQLPKADAALVLLYLEEMSYREMAEVLGISESNVGVKLNRAKKALSDLMRGGADDA; encoded by the coding sequence TTGCTGGACGATGACCATAAGTCACTCTTCATGACGTGGCTGGCGGACCATGGCACTGCGGTCATGAAGGTGGCGCGCGCTTACACGCTCACCAGCGATGAATGCCAGGATCTCGCGCAAGAGATTCTGCTGCAGGCCTGGCGGTCGGTGCCGTGCTTCGAGGGCAAGGCCAGCCCGGCCACCTGGTTCTATCGCGTGGCGTTGCAAACGGCCATGAATTGGCAGCGGAAGGACAAGCCGCGCCGCATCCGACAGCAACCGCTGATCGAGGTGCAAGTTCCGGCCTCCGACGGTACGACAAGCGCCCAGCAAGCTCAGCAGCGCGAAACCGTCGCACAGCTCTATCAGGCTATTCATCAATTGCCAAAGGCTGACGCGGCGCTCGTGCTGCTTTACCTGGAAGAAATGAGCTATCGCGAGATGGCCGAAGTGCTGGGTATTTCCGAGAGCAATGTCGGCGTCAAATTGAACCGCGCGAAAAAGGCCCTGAGTGACCTGATGAGGGGGGGTGCCGATGACGCCTGA
- a CDS encoding serine hydrolase — protein MKRLCFILLGMVATCCFGISTASSQNLTDESVEKLAAPLIENQIVNGMSIGYIAGDHYGTVHLGHCNQAKDKPSNLTLYEIGSVSKVFTSLLLARAVVQGKIDLAAAAATNNAAGIRLPARDGRSITWLDLSTHRSGLPRLPTNLPLTDLTDPYAKYNSGKAAEFFDQYKLPRAPGETQEYSNLAVSVLGYLIAEKADMSYQRLLREAIADPLKMTDCTVSLTSDQVKRHATPHSAFNTEASLWTFADLPGAGGIHATLRDMMRFARAQLTPPAGPLGEAIELAWKQHTAADASGSAMGLGWMIAGDGQTRWHNGQTGGFHAALFINRDLRSAIIILCNTGTDEVDKLAMQLLLKGAGHEPKLEPANKPVEGKNPPGVDAELRARLVGRYQLKPDFIFDVRDRDGHLMVGITNQATQEVYPDSPSRWSYRGVDATLEFKLTKTGPAKSLILHQNGIQQTAKRIDN, from the coding sequence ATGAAGCGTCTGTGTTTCATCCTGCTTGGCATGGTCGCGACCTGCTGTTTTGGTATCTCGACCGCCTCATCCCAAAATCTGACAGATGAGTCCGTCGAAAAACTCGCTGCCCCTTTGATCGAAAATCAAATCGTCAACGGGATGTCGATTGGTTACATCGCCGGCGACCATTATGGAACGGTACACCTGGGGCATTGCAACCAGGCCAAGGACAAGCCCAGCAATCTGACCCTTTACGAAATCGGCTCGGTGAGCAAAGTCTTTACGTCGCTCTTGCTGGCCCGTGCCGTGGTGCAAGGCAAGATCGATCTCGCGGCCGCCGCAGCGACGAACAACGCGGCAGGTATTCGATTGCCAGCGCGCGACGGTCGCTCGATCACATGGCTCGATCTCAGTACCCACCGGTCAGGCCTGCCGCGACTTCCCACGAATTTGCCGCTGACCGATTTAACCGATCCCTACGCGAAGTACAACTCCGGCAAAGCCGCGGAGTTTTTCGATCAATACAAACTTCCTCGCGCGCCCGGTGAGACGCAGGAATACTCGAATCTCGCCGTTTCGGTTCTTGGGTACTTGATCGCCGAAAAGGCCGATATGTCCTATCAGCGGCTATTGCGAGAAGCCATCGCGGACCCGCTGAAGATGACCGACTGCACCGTGTCACTTACGAGTGATCAGGTGAAGCGGCATGCCACGCCCCACAGTGCTTTCAATACCGAAGCCTCGCTGTGGACGTTTGCCGACCTGCCCGGCGCCGGCGGCATTCATGCCACGCTGCGCGACATGATGCGTTTCGCGCGAGCTCAATTGACGCCCCCCGCAGGCCCGCTGGGCGAGGCGATCGAATTGGCTTGGAAGCAACACACCGCGGCCGATGCGTCCGGTTCGGCGATGGGATTGGGCTGGATGATCGCCGGCGATGGTCAAACTCGATGGCACAATGGTCAGACCGGCGGGTTTCACGCCGCGCTCTTCATCAATCGCGATTTGCGCTCGGCGATCATCATCCTCTGCAACACGGGCACTGACGAAGTCGACAAGCTGGCCATGCAATTGCTACTGAAGGGGGCAGGCCACGAGCCAAAGCTGGAACCGGCCAACAAACCTGTCGAGGGCAAGAACCCGCCGGGCGTCGATGCGGAACTTCGCGCCCGCCTGGTTGGTCGTTATCAACTGAAGCCGGATTTCATCTTCGATGTGCGCGATCGTGACGGGCATCTGATGGTGGGCATCACCAATCAAGCCACGCAAGAAGTCTACCCCGACTCGCCGAGTCGCTGGTCGTACCGTGGAGTCGATGCCACCCTCGAGTTCAAGTTGACGAAAACCGGCCCTGCCAAGAGTCTGATTCTGCATCAGAACGGCATCCAGCAGACGGCGAAAAGGATCGACAATTGA
- a CDS encoding serine hydrolase domain-containing protein encodes MTPDKFQEAWRADSSQTRVTVDAELLRKEVERNQRDFRALILRRDTLEITVALLFIPVWSVMGAWLALPWTWYLTEPAMMWVAGFFLVDRWRHPQRPIEPGAPLLTTVRESLRQVDHQIWLLRNVFWWYLLPLFVSELVFFAHVAGDVASLHWLFGLGFGSFLFAFLVTINGFVDYINQRAVRVQLAPRRQELLALLASLDDGPVTEISESSSKGINPARRWFIVALLGAIAAVIMAILFAASDAKYEGPPQSDGPAGVALASLVDDLRKENDLVGLAAMMTVDGRLEAAAASGERKKGSGVAVEIGDRWHLGGITQSITVTMIARLVEAGRMKWSDTVAEVFPNATLDPTWQSITLRQLLTDTSGAPANFPAEVLQVRPPLGRESTRARCTAVLNIMAEKRPFLAGNRYASNVGYTIAGAMAEQVTGDTWEDLVRREVFEPLNLASAGFGPPTSSDAKLEQPRGHQAFGTRKLAVDDKADNTAIMAPSGMVHMTLGDLCTYANEHLRGEQGEGKLLSTETYRLLHTPEFGQNAWGWIRSDAGGATSTAKYWSFGSNTLWYAFVIFVPETKTVVAVTANDGDMERGTEAAWQIVQASAKRFEKEAFAKKSPFAAVRWQESRPEVKIDDQWYQLLSLDGLTTDDILAFSRQKYGNRWQKRFEEDLVELLSRMGHPPQETVKLEVRAVTSQQTQVLQDVSMTAANRQAIKAAANARENAD; translated from the coding sequence ATGACGCCTGACAAATTCCAAGAGGCATGGCGGGCCGATTCGTCGCAGACCCGAGTTACGGTCGATGCCGAGCTGCTGCGCAAAGAGGTCGAGCGGAACCAACGCGATTTCCGGGCCCTCATTTTGCGCCGAGATACCCTCGAGATCACCGTTGCACTATTGTTCATCCCCGTATGGTCCGTGATGGGCGCCTGGCTTGCGCTACCGTGGACCTGGTACCTCACCGAACCGGCGATGATGTGGGTGGCTGGATTTTTTCTGGTCGATCGATGGCGCCATCCGCAGCGCCCCATCGAGCCAGGCGCGCCGCTACTAACGACGGTGCGCGAGTCTTTGCGCCAGGTCGATCATCAAATCTGGCTGCTGCGCAACGTCTTCTGGTGGTACCTGCTACCACTTTTCGTTTCGGAGCTCGTATTCTTTGCACACGTCGCCGGCGACGTAGCCTCGTTGCATTGGCTTTTCGGACTCGGCTTCGGGAGCTTCCTGTTCGCTTTTCTCGTGACAATCAACGGTTTCGTCGATTACATCAATCAACGCGCCGTGCGTGTGCAGCTCGCGCCGCGGCGCCAGGAGTTGTTGGCACTGTTGGCAAGCCTCGACGATGGGCCGGTTACCGAGATATCCGAATCGAGCAGCAAGGGCATAAACCCTGCCAGGCGCTGGTTCATCGTGGCTCTTTTGGGCGCTATCGCTGCCGTGATCATGGCGATCCTGTTTGCAGCGTCCGATGCCAAGTACGAAGGTCCACCCCAAAGCGACGGACCGGCAGGCGTTGCGCTGGCCAGCCTGGTTGACGATCTGCGCAAGGAGAACGATCTTGTCGGCCTGGCCGCGATGATGACCGTCGACGGACGGCTCGAGGCAGCCGCCGCCAGCGGCGAGAGAAAAAAGGGAAGCGGCGTGGCCGTCGAGATTGGCGACCGCTGGCACCTGGGCGGAATCACGCAATCGATCACCGTCACGATGATCGCCCGACTGGTCGAAGCAGGACGTATGAAATGGTCGGACACCGTGGCCGAGGTTTTCCCTAACGCGACCCTTGATCCGACTTGGCAATCGATCACGCTGCGGCAGCTACTCACCGACACCTCGGGTGCGCCCGCCAATTTCCCCGCCGAGGTTTTGCAAGTGCGTCCGCCGCTGGGGCGCGAAAGCACCCGAGCACGATGTACTGCCGTGCTGAATATCATGGCCGAGAAGCGTCCATTTCTCGCGGGCAATCGATATGCCTCGAATGTGGGCTACACGATCGCCGGGGCAATGGCCGAGCAAGTGACCGGCGACACCTGGGAAGACCTCGTCCGGCGGGAAGTCTTCGAACCGTTGAATCTCGCCAGTGCTGGATTTGGTCCCCCTACAAGTTCGGACGCAAAGCTCGAACAGCCTCGCGGGCATCAAGCTTTTGGAACCAGAAAACTCGCCGTCGATGACAAGGCTGACAATACCGCCATCATGGCCCCCTCGGGCATGGTGCATATGACGCTCGGCGATCTCTGCACGTACGCCAACGAACACCTGCGCGGAGAACAGGGCGAAGGCAAATTGCTTTCCACCGAAACTTACCGCTTGCTGCATACTCCTGAGTTTGGCCAGAACGCATGGGGTTGGATCAGGTCAGATGCCGGGGGCGCGACGTCGACCGCCAAGTACTGGAGCTTTGGATCGAACACGCTCTGGTACGCGTTCGTGATCTTTGTTCCTGAAACAAAGACCGTGGTCGCCGTGACGGCGAATGACGGCGACATGGAGCGGGGCACAGAGGCGGCGTGGCAGATCGTACAGGCCAGTGCGAAACGTTTCGAAAAAGAAGCCTTTGCCAAGAAGTCTCCCTTCGCCGCGGTGCGTTGGCAGGAATCTCGACCAGAGGTCAAAATCGACGACCAGTGGTATCAGCTTTTGTCGTTGGATGGTCTCACTACGGACGACATTCTCGCCTTTAGCCGACAGAAGTACGGCAACCGATGGCAAAAGCGCTTCGAAGAAGACCTGGTCGAGCTACTCTCGCGCATGGGGCATCCCCCACAAGAGACGGTCAAACTCGAGGTTCGCGCAGTGACCTCACAACAGACGCAAGTCCTACAAGACGTCTCCATGACCGCCGCGAACCGCCAGGCGATCAAGGCAGCAGCCAATGCTCGCGAGAATGCCGATTAG